A window of Xylophilus sp. GW821-FHT01B05 contains these coding sequences:
- the cobT gene encoding nicotinate-nucleotide--dimethylbenzimidazole phosphoribosyltransferase has protein sequence MQNLDDTSLAARLQHRLDQKTKPLGALGRLEALALQIGCILGTDSPALVAPQMLVCAADHGLAARGVSAYPSDVTWQMVENFLAGGAAVSVLARQHGLALTVVDCGVRHDFAPRAGLVVRKIAPGTADASAGPAMMAEQRDTAIANGRELLRALPGNALLLGEMGIGNTSAASLLLARLAGLPIADCTGSGTGLDAAGLARKVAVLEEVLALHAGATAPLDALAAFGGFEIATLVGAVLQAAEERRVIVVDGFITSAAVLVAARLQPLVLQRCVFAHRSGERGHAAMLAQLGAEPLLDLGLRLGEGSGAALAWPLLVSACAVLAEMASFESAGVSERS, from the coding sequence ATGCAAAACCTAGACGACACCTCCCTTGCCGCCCGCCTGCAGCACCGCCTTGACCAAAAGACCAAGCCGCTGGGCGCCTTGGGCCGGCTTGAAGCATTGGCTTTGCAGATCGGCTGCATCCTGGGCACCGACAGCCCGGCCCTGGTGGCGCCGCAGATGCTGGTGTGCGCGGCAGACCACGGCCTGGCCGCGCGCGGCGTGTCGGCCTACCCGAGCGACGTGACCTGGCAGATGGTGGAGAACTTTCTTGCCGGCGGTGCTGCGGTCAGCGTGCTGGCGCGTCAGCACGGACTGGCGCTGACGGTGGTGGATTGCGGCGTGCGGCATGACTTTGCGCCGCGCGCCGGCTTGGTGGTGCGCAAGATCGCGCCCGGCACGGCGGATGCCTCTGCCGGCCCGGCCATGATGGCCGAGCAGCGCGACACGGCCATCGCCAACGGCCGCGAGCTGCTGCGCGCGCTGCCCGGCAATGCGCTGCTGCTGGGCGAGATGGGCATTGGCAACACCTCGGCCGCCTCGCTGCTGCTGGCGCGGCTGGCCGGCCTGCCGATTGCCGACTGCACCGGCAGCGGCACCGGCCTGGACGCGGCCGGCCTGGCGCGCAAGGTGGCGGTGCTGGAAGAGGTGCTGGCCCTGCACGCGGGCGCCACCGCGCCGCTCGACGCACTGGCAGCCTTTGGCGGCTTTGAGATCGCCACCCTGGTTGGCGCCGTGCTGCAGGCGGCCGAGGAGCGGCGCGTGATCGTGGTCGATGGCTTCATCACCAGCGCAGCCGTGCTGGTGGCGGCGCGGCTGCAGCCGCTGGTGCTGCAGCGCTGCGTGTTTGCGCACCGCTCGGGCGAGCGCGGCCATGCCGCCATGCTGGCCCAACTGGGCGCCGAGCCGCTGCTGGACCTGGGCCTGCGCCTGGGCGAGGGATCGGGCGCGGCGCTGGCCTGGCCGCTGCTGGTGTCGGCCTGCGCGGTGCTGGCGGAGATGGCCAGTTTTGAGAGCGCGGGCGTGTCGGAGCGCAGCTGA
- a CDS encoding SulP family inorganic anion transporter produces the protein MSLSRYRAEWLAPSVPRELMAGAVATFALIPEVIAFAFVAGVDPAVGLFASFVIGIVIAFFGGRPAMISAAAGSVALVAAPLVQAHGLRYLLAAGLLAGLVQIVFGLLRLGVLMRFVSSSVRTGFVNALAVLIFAAQLPHLAGANGATWAMLALGLAIIYGLPRLTRAVPSPLVCIVVLTLLSSWLGLPLKTVADLGHLPETLPIFSWPGVPLVWDTLRIIALPALAIAMVGLLESMMTASVVDELTDTPSNKNRECTGLGLANMAASLFGGIAGCGMIGQTVGNVKYGGRGRLSTLFAGVFLLVLMVLLKPWVSQVPVVALVAIMVMVSASTFDWGSLRAVLRHPRTSSVVVLGTVAVTLATHNLAAGVAVGVLLSGVFFTFKVARLLQVRAEDAGGVRTYRVAGQVFFASADMFVDAFDPREVPGKTVRLDLTQAHFWDVTAVAAFEKVLQRLRHHGLAVEVLGLNAASATLIDRLGSAA, from the coding sequence ATGTCTCTTTCCCGCTACCGGGCCGAATGGCTCGCTCCCTCTGTCCCGCGCGAGCTGATGGCCGGCGCCGTCGCCACCTTCGCGCTGATCCCTGAAGTCATTGCCTTTGCCTTTGTCGCCGGGGTGGACCCGGCCGTGGGGCTGTTTGCCTCTTTTGTGATCGGCATCGTGATTGCGTTCTTTGGCGGCCGGCCGGCGATGATCTCGGCCGCTGCCGGCTCGGTGGCGCTGGTGGCCGCGCCGCTGGTGCAGGCGCATGGCCTGCGCTATCTGCTGGCGGCCGGCCTGCTGGCGGGCTTGGTGCAGATCGTGTTTGGGCTGCTGCGGCTGGGCGTGCTGATGCGCTTTGTCAGCAGCTCGGTGCGCACCGGTTTCGTCAATGCGCTGGCGGTGCTGATCTTTGCCGCGCAACTGCCGCACCTGGCGGGCGCAAACGGCGCCACCTGGGCCATGCTGGCGCTGGGCCTGGCCATCATCTACGGGCTGCCGCGCCTGACCCGGGCCGTGCCTTCGCCGCTGGTCTGCATCGTGGTGCTGACGCTGCTGTCGTCCTGGCTGGGCCTGCCGCTCAAGACCGTGGCCGACCTGGGCCACCTGCCTGAGACCTTGCCGATCTTCAGTTGGCCCGGCGTGCCGCTGGTGTGGGACACGCTGCGCATCATCGCGCTGCCGGCACTGGCCATTGCCATGGTCGGCCTGCTCGAATCCATGATGACCGCCAGCGTGGTGGACGAGCTGACCGACACCCCCAGCAACAAGAACCGCGAATGCACCGGCCTGGGCCTGGCGAACATGGCGGCCAGCCTGTTTGGCGGCATTGCCGGCTGCGGAATGATCGGCCAGACCGTGGGCAACGTGAAGTACGGCGGGCGCGGGCGCCTGTCCACGCTGTTTGCCGGCGTCTTCTTGCTGGTGCTGATGGTGCTGCTCAAGCCCTGGGTATCGCAGGTGCCGGTGGTGGCGCTGGTCGCCATCATGGTGATGGTGTCGGCCTCTACCTTCGATTGGGGCTCGCTGCGCGCGGTGCTGCGGCACCCGCGCACCTCCAGCGTGGTGGTGCTGGGCACGGTGGCGGTCACGCTGGCCACGCACAACCTGGCGGCAGGCGTGGCCGTGGGCGTGCTGCTGTCGGGTGTGTTCTTTACCTTCAAGGTGGCGCGGCTGCTGCAGGTGCGGGCCGAGGATGCTGGCGGCGTGCGCACCTACCGCGTGGCGGGCCAGGTGTTCTTTGCCTCGGCCGACATGTTTGTCGATGCCTTCGACCCGCGCGAGGTGCCGGGCAAAACCGTGCGGCTGGACCTGACCCAGGCGCACTTCTGGGACGTGACTGCGGTAGCGGCTTTTGAGAAAGTGCTGCAGCGCCTGCGCCACCACGGGCTGGCGGTGGAGGTGCTGGGGCTCAATGCCGCCAGCGCTACGCTGATCGACCGGCTGGGCTCGGCGGCGTAG
- a CDS encoding D-2-hydroxyacid dehydrogenase family protein gives MRIAIPDDYQDCVRSLACFGKLAGHEVTVFHDTLHDTDALAERLRGFDAVVLTRERTAITSALLQRLPRLRLISQTGKLAGHVDLAACTARGVAVADGRGSGAATAELTWGLLLASRRHLVDEANRLRAGQWQGHLGQQLQGQRLGVWSYGRIGRQVAAYGRAFGMQVWVWGRAASTADARADGFEVAPSRTAFFAESDVLSLHVRLNAETRGLVTAADLALMRPAAVLVNTSRAELVADGALAAALSAGRPGFAAVDVYEHEPAQGHALVGLPNALCTPHIGYVERDNYERYFGTAFDNINAFAAGRPQNIVNPEALASSARQEARP, from the coding sequence ATGCGCATCGCCATACCCGACGACTACCAGGACTGCGTGCGCAGCCTTGCCTGCTTCGGCAAGCTGGCCGGCCACGAGGTCACTGTGTTCCATGACACGCTGCACGACACCGACGCGCTGGCCGAGCGCCTGCGCGGCTTCGACGCCGTGGTGCTGACCCGCGAGCGCACCGCCATCACCAGCGCACTGCTGCAGCGCCTGCCGCGGCTGCGCCTGATCAGCCAGACCGGCAAGCTGGCCGGCCATGTGGACCTGGCCGCCTGCACCGCGCGGGGCGTGGCGGTGGCCGACGGCCGCGGCTCCGGCGCCGCCACGGCCGAGCTGACCTGGGGCCTGCTGCTGGCCAGCCGCCGACACTTGGTGGACGAAGCCAACCGCCTGCGCGCGGGCCAGTGGCAGGGCCACCTGGGCCAGCAGTTGCAAGGCCAGCGCCTGGGCGTCTGGAGCTACGGCCGCATTGGCCGGCAGGTAGCGGCCTATGGCCGCGCCTTCGGCATGCAGGTGTGGGTGTGGGGCCGAGCGGCCTCCACCGCTGATGCGCGGGCCGACGGCTTTGAGGTGGCGCCATCGCGCACGGCCTTCTTCGCTGAAAGCGACGTGCTCAGCCTGCACGTGCGCCTGAATGCCGAGACCCGTGGCCTGGTCACCGCCGCCGATCTGGCGCTGATGCGCCCCGCTGCGGTACTGGTCAACACCAGCCGCGCCGAGCTGGTGGCCGACGGTGCGCTGGCCGCCGCGCTCAGCGCCGGCCGCCCCGGCTTTGCCGCGGTGGACGTGTACGAACACGAGCCCGCGCAGGGCCATGCGCTGGTCGGCCTGCCCAATGCGCTGTGCACGCCGCACATCGGCTATGTGGAGCGCGATAACTACGAGCGCTACTTCGGCACGGCCTTCGACAACATCAATGCCTTTGCCGCTGGGCGGCCGCAGAACATCGTGAACCCGGAGGCGCTGGCCTCCAGCGCGCGGCAGGAGGCAAGGCCATGA
- a CDS encoding tripartite tricarboxylate transporter substrate binding protein, which produces MHSSPHPDGCAPAPPSRRQALQWATAALLPAAGSWHPVAAQPAAFPSRSIRIVVPFAPGGPTDLMARAISRSLGQTLGQPVIVDNKPGGGGVIALGEVAKQPADGYTLAFPSILAVTNPALMPNYPFDTLRDFSAVTVVGFIPHALVVRPDFPAKDLQALVAMAKGKPGSLAYGSSGNGTSAHLAGAMFAERAGIRATHVPYRGAGPAVQDLLGGQIQYMFLDMSSALSQIQAGKLRALAVAPARRFPGLPQVPTIAEQGYPGYDIHAWYGLLVRAGTPEPVVQRLYTEVKAALATPEVRDTFRMQGIEPGGMPPAEFQQLIRSDLAQWKQTVDQLGIRLE; this is translated from the coding sequence ATGCATTCAAGCCCCCATCCCGACGGGTGCGCGCCCGCCCCGCCGTCCCGGCGCCAGGCCCTGCAGTGGGCCACCGCCGCGCTGTTGCCGGCAGCGGGCAGTTGGCATCCCGTGGCTGCGCAGCCTGCGGCTTTTCCGTCCCGGTCGATCCGCATCGTCGTGCCCTTCGCCCCTGGTGGCCCGACCGACCTGATGGCCCGCGCCATCAGCCGCAGCCTGGGCCAGACGCTGGGCCAGCCGGTCATCGTCGACAACAAGCCCGGCGGCGGCGGCGTGATCGCCCTGGGGGAAGTCGCCAAGCAGCCCGCGGACGGCTATACGCTGGCGTTCCCGTCCATCCTTGCCGTGACCAATCCGGCACTGATGCCCAACTACCCTTTCGATACGCTGCGCGACTTCAGCGCGGTCACGGTGGTTGGCTTCATTCCGCATGCACTGGTGGTGCGGCCGGACTTCCCGGCCAAGGACCTGCAGGCGCTGGTGGCGATGGCCAAGGGCAAGCCGGGTAGCCTGGCCTATGGCTCCTCCGGCAATGGCACCTCGGCCCACCTGGCCGGGGCGATGTTTGCCGAGCGCGCCGGCATCCGCGCCACGCACGTGCCCTACCGTGGCGCCGGCCCTGCCGTGCAGGACCTGTTGGGTGGGCAGATCCAGTACATGTTCCTGGACATGAGCTCGGCGCTGTCACAGATACAGGCCGGCAAGCTGCGCGCGCTGGCAGTGGCGCCGGCGCGGCGCTTCCCGGGCTTGCCGCAGGTGCCGACCATCGCCGAACAGGGCTACCCCGGCTATGACATCCACGCCTGGTACGGCCTGCTGGTGCGCGCCGGTACGCCCGAGCCGGTGGTGCAGCGGCTCTACACCGAGGTCAAGGCCGCACTGGCAACGCCTGAGGTGCGCGACACCTTCCGCATGCAGGGCATAGAGCCCGGCGGCATGCCGCCCGCAGAATTCCAGCAATTGATACGCAGCGATCTGGCGCAATGGAAGCAGACCGTGGACCAGCTCGGCATCCGGCTCGAATGA
- a CDS encoding LysR substrate-binding domain-containing protein: protein MHFDLTDLRLFLRTAEEGNLTRAAALQHLSLAAASARIKALEEQAGLPLFQRLARGVRLTPAGEAFLHHARLLLQQTHQLRDDLREYSAGLQGHLRVQANTTAVSDILPGLLPGFLAAHPRVNIDLLEKPNALIPQGVRSGQADIGIVAGETDTQGLQSIHFSTDRLVLVTARKHPLAQRSSIAFADTLDEDAVGMVQGSTLQAFLHQVVERLGRPLKLRVQLGSFDAMCRMIGSGVGVGVVPESAALRNQQAMQLALVPLTDAWCVRERYLLVRDRAALPSYAQALVDLVCAWGQSAPAAPQRRKKRG from the coding sequence ATGCATTTCGACCTGACCGACTTGCGGCTTTTTCTGCGCACCGCAGAAGAAGGCAACCTGACCCGCGCCGCCGCGCTGCAGCACCTGTCGCTGGCCGCCGCCAGCGCGCGCATCAAGGCGCTGGAAGAACAAGCCGGCCTGCCCCTGTTCCAGCGCCTGGCACGCGGCGTGCGCCTGACACCTGCGGGCGAGGCCTTTCTGCACCACGCACGCCTGCTGCTGCAGCAAACGCACCAACTGCGCGACGACCTGCGCGAGTACAGCGCCGGCCTGCAAGGCCACCTGCGGGTGCAGGCCAACACCACGGCGGTGAGCGACATCCTGCCCGGCCTGCTGCCGGGTTTTTTGGCGGCGCACCCGCGCGTCAACATCGACCTTCTTGAAAAACCGAACGCACTGATACCGCAGGGCGTGCGCAGCGGCCAGGCGGATATCGGCATCGTCGCCGGTGAAACCGATACCCAGGGCCTGCAGTCCATCCACTTCAGCACCGACCGGCTGGTGCTGGTCACGGCACGCAAGCACCCGCTGGCGCAGCGCAGCAGCATCGCCTTTGCCGACACGCTGGACGAAGACGCCGTGGGCATGGTGCAGGGCAGCACCTTGCAGGCTTTTTTGCACCAGGTGGTGGAGCGCCTGGGCCGGCCGCTCAAGCTGCGCGTGCAGCTGGGCAGCTTCGACGCCATGTGCCGCATGATCGGCAGCGGTGTCGGCGTGGGCGTGGTGCCTGAGTCGGCCGCGCTGCGCAACCAGCAGGCGATGCAACTGGCGCTGGTGCCGTTGACCGACGCCTGGTGCGTGCGCGAGCGCTACCTGCTGGTACGCGACCGCGCCGCCCTGCCCTCTTATGCGCAGGCCCTGGTGGACCTGGTCTGCGCCTGGGGCCAGAGCGCTCCGGCAGCGCCGCAACGCCGCAAGAAACGCGGCTGA
- a CDS encoding MaoC family dehydratase N-terminal domain-containing protein, which produces MSTPLTPQDLAHLQSWQGRSESEHDSITAAPVRALSATLDRDDVAPTAGTPLPPLWHWLYFLPQHRQSELGPDGHAQRGGFLPPVPLPRRMWAGGRLAWEPGNTLQVGDAAERRSTIASVAHKAGRSGELVFVLVRHALHNARGLALTEEHDIVYRAAPAPGDAAPVPTPAPQDAAFSRRIVPDATLLFRYSALTFNGHRIHYDRSYVTEVEGYPGLIVHGPLIATLLIDLLRREMPGATVARFEFRAVRPTFDTAPFRVHGRPDADGRTVHLWAEDADGWLTMQATATLG; this is translated from the coding sequence ATGAGCACACCACTGACACCCCAAGACTTGGCCCATCTGCAATCCTGGCAGGGCCGCAGCGAGAGCGAACACGACAGCATCACCGCCGCCCCGGTGCGCGCGCTGTCGGCCACGCTGGACCGCGACGACGTCGCACCCACGGCCGGCACACCACTGCCGCCGCTGTGGCACTGGCTGTACTTTCTGCCGCAACACCGCCAGTCTGAACTGGGCCCCGACGGCCATGCGCAGCGCGGCGGCTTTTTGCCACCGGTGCCGCTGCCGCGCCGCATGTGGGCCGGCGGCCGCTTGGCTTGGGAGCCGGGCAACACGCTGCAGGTGGGCGATGCGGCCGAGCGCCGCTCCACCATTGCCTCGGTCGCGCACAAGGCCGGCCGCAGCGGCGAGCTGGTGTTTGTGCTGGTGCGCCACGCCCTCCACAACGCGCGCGGCCTGGCGCTGACAGAAGAGCACGACATCGTCTACCGCGCCGCGCCTGCACCGGGCGATGCGGCGCCCGTGCCCACGCCCGCCCCGCAAGACGCCGCCTTCAGCCGCCGCATCGTGCCGGACGCAACCCTGCTGTTTCGCTATTCCGCGCTGACCTTCAACGGCCACCGCATCCACTACGACCGCAGCTACGTGACCGAGGTCGAAGGCTACCCGGGCTTGATCGTGCACGGCCCGCTGATCGCCACGTTGTTGATCGATCTGCTGCGCCGCGAGATGCCTGGTGCAACCGTGGCGCGCTTTGAGTTCCGCGCCGTGCGCCCAACCTTCGACACCGCGCCCTTCCGCGTGCACGGCCGGCCCGACGCTGATGGCCGCACCGTGCACCTGTGGGCCGAAGACGCCGACGGCTGGCTGACCATGCAGGCCACCGCCACCCTCGGCTAA